The region CTCAGCTCTCGCGGTCTTTATCCCACTGTCCGGACCAAGGATGGGCAGGATCAGGCGACGGTCCGCAGGCTTGAGCTCGACGTGGCGGAAGCTGCAGGTGCAGCTGCGCGGTCTGTCGCCGTCACGGGTGCGCAGATCGTGGTCGGCGGGATCGGAGTCCTCGATCCGATCGAGAACTCCGAAGGCGCTGTTCACACCGCAGGAGGTCCGCACTACGGCGGCCAGGGTCCGGGGCCGTCTACGCACGATGATCGACGAAGCCGAAGCGGCTTTGGATTCCGCGACGCCGGGGTTCGCCCCGTCCGAACTCCATCCGGTCATCTGGACGGCGGCCGCCGCGCACTGGACGACCCACCAGTACCGGGTCGCGGTGCGGGAGGCGTCGGAGGCGCTGACAGTGCATTGGAAGACACGGCTGGGCCGTAATGACGTGGACGACACCGTGTTCTGGCAGCAGACTCTCTCGGCGGGCGAACCCGAGATTGGTAGGCCCAAGCTCGCGTGGCCCGGTGATCCCACGGACAAGACGAACAGGAGTATGCGGGGCGGCCTGGAGCCCCTGGCCAAGGCGCTGAACAGTCTTGCGACCGGACTCAATCTCACGGTCAGGAACGTCACAACGCACACCCGCGACGAGCTGAGCGAGCAGGAAGGCATGGAACGTCTGGCTGCCTACAGCTACTTTGCCCGTCTCCTCGACAAGTGCGAGGTCAGTCGCCGCGACGAGTGAGAATGCACCTGATCTCCTCGCTGAGTGCGCTCCGGGTGAAGCGTTCAGTTTCCCCACCCTGTGGCGCCCTGACCGTTCGTGGTGTGGGCAGTGCCCGGGGGCAGTGACCACTTAGTTGTCATCTAAGTGGTCACTCGATACGCTCGACGCAGATGTGATAGAGGGTCTGCCTCGGGCATGAGGCAGACCCCCAGCGCAGCTACATGAGCCCGGTCGCCTTCCTTGGGGCCGGGCTCGCTGCGTATGCGAAACCCGTACGACCGCTCTTCATGCCGCACAGTCCTCCTTACTGGAAGAACTGCCCTACTGCTGCGATGACCCCTACGACCAAGCTCGCCGCGGCCAGCCAAACGGTCCACCTCTCGGGACCAGACCACCCGCTGGGCTGCTTGTTCATGTCCGTGGTCATCACTGCCTCACCTTCTTCTCAGGCCCTATGACTAGGGCGGATGTGCACCGGTACCGGATGGAATCGGCGCAACTGACCGTTCTCCTTGCGGAGTTCGGCAACTGAGAGGAGAAGCAGCTGAAGCGACCACAGCATACGAGCAATCACCGCTTGGCGTTTTCGGGGGCTGCGATTCGCCAGCCTGACTTCAAGTCGAGTCCGAGGTTGGCGAGGGCGGCGAGCTGCTCGGCATCAAGCCGGTCCCTCCGCGATCTTGTGTTCGAAATCCATACGCCCAGCTTGACGACCACCGGCTGCGCCTCGCCGTCGACCGTGATCTGTTCGCAGTGGCCCCTTGGCACCGGCCGGTGGGCGCCTTCTCGTTCGACCCATTGCGTGAGGGCGGCCAGGCCGCGCTGGAATGCCTGTTGCGCCTTGGCCGGGCCCTTCGCCGAGCTGGTGGCTGCCGGGGCGGGAGGCGGGGTCTCAGTGGGCTGCACGCCCAGCTGCGACAGCCGTTCCTGCTGCTCGGTCGACAGCTGCGCCCAGGTGCCCGGCTGCTTTTGCCGTTCCAGCCATTTGCCTAGGTCGTCGCCCTCGAACAGCACTCCGGGTTCGATGGCCGGCAGGACGCCGTCGGCGTCGACCAACTCCGCGAGGACGCGGTAGTGGCGCTGCCAGTCCAGGGGCCAGGGGCAGTTCCAGTCGGGGTCGATCGCTGTGAGTTGCGCCGCGCGTACGGCGGCCCGTTCCGGGTCCTTGCCAGGCCGTTTTTCGCGCCCTTGCGGCGGAGGTTGGCCATGTGCTGGCCGATGGGCACCATCTCGTCGTCCTCGCCCCACATGGCGTCCTGCCGGGGGCGAGGTGTCCGGTGGCCCGCCGGTAGGACCGCAGCGCGGCGAGCTTGTTCTCCCACGCCCCTTCGCCCGGCTCCCACACCATCCCGGCCTCCGGCAAGTTCAGCAGTGTTTGCGCCGCTCCTCCAGCTCCCCGGCCCGCAGCGCCTTCCTCTGCTGGTGGACCCATCGGCCAAGGGGGAAGTCCTTGGTGACGCCGACCTCGACCTCGACGTCATACGGAACGGCGTACAGGCCGGTGATCTCGTTCTCCTTCCGCCACCGCAGCAACGCCTGGTAGCCCTCCAGCCACACCAGCGACTCCGGCCGGTACACCCGAGTGCGAAGGAACGCCGCGATGGTCGCGGCGTCGCGCGGGCTGGAGAAGTGCAGCAGCGCCGCCTCGGCGGCGGCCTGCGTGTCGTCCTCCTGGTCCTCGCCGTCACCCGCGCCGCCGGCCCCGACGATCCGCCCGTTCTCGTCACGCCGGACGTGGACCTTACGCTTCCCGCTCGTGAGCGCCCGGGAAGCGAGCTGCTCGACCAGACGTTCGTCATGCGAACGCAGGCCCTGGAGAACCGCCACAAGGGGGCGGAACGAGGCGCTGGCGACCATGTCCTGCGGGTCCTCGCCGGGCTCCAGGAACACCGGCACGATGATCCTGGCCACCTTGGTGGAGCCGTCCTTGTTGAGCCGCAGCGCGCGGCCGATGTTCTGCACGATCTCGACCTGGGAGCCGCGGGTGTCGGCGAAGCAGATCGAGTCGACTCCGCGTTCGCCGGTGATGTCCACGCCTTCCCCGAGCACGCGGCAGCTGGCGAGGAACGCGCGGTGGACCCGGCGCCCGGTCGGGTCGATGCCGTTGGCGAACTGCCGCAGGACCTCGCGTCGCTCGGTGACGAGGTGGTCGCCGCACAGCCACGCCGACCACACGCGGTCCGGCGGGACGTGGCGGCCGGCCTCCAGCTCGTAGAACTCCGCGTCGATCGACGACTTCGGCAGCTTGGCCGCGGCCGCCAGGTCGGCGTCGGAGGCGTCGGCGACGTACAGCTCGGCAGCGGTCTCGGGGAGCTTGTCCGCGAAGGCGGCGGCTTCGACCTTCTGGTGGAACGTCATGACGGTGCGCAGATTCCACGCGGCGGCGTGCTCCAGGAGCGCGGTCTGCAACAGGGCCAGGCGCCGGCCCCGCCGCGCCTCCTCGGACTCCCCGAGGATCGGCGAGGGGTCGCGGATTTCCAGCACGTCGATCTCGAACCCGGCGAGGATCTCCCGCTCGATTGCCTCCGAGAGCCCGAGTTCTGCGAGCCACGCCCCGTACGTGCCCTCCGGGTCGTCGGTCATGGTCGCGATCTCCGCCTCCTGGCCGTCCGCGCTCCTCTGCGGGCGGGCCGCGGCGAGGATGCGCGGGGTCGCGGTCAGGTAGAGCCGGAAGTCGGCGGGGATCCGGGTGTTGTCGTGGATCGCCGCCCACGGCCGCCCCAGATCACCGGCAGTTCCGTGGGCCTCGTCCGTTTTACCGGTGCATCGAGTGTGTTTCTTGTCGTTGAGCTGGGGATTTACGACATGGACTTGCGTGCGACGTGGGACGGCTGAGTTGCCTGCGTCGTGGTAGGAAGGGCGTTGCCCTCCTACCAGAAGCTTCGTACGGGATCGACATCCCCGAAACTGATGCGTTCCGCATCGACGAGCTGGTTGGCGAAGTTGTCTTCATGTGCGGTTACGTCTGGCACCGTCGCAGGGGCGGGGTGCGGAAGATCTGCCCACCCGAAGGTTGCGTGCGGCGTGGGGTTGAGCCAGTACTCCTGCGTGATGATGCGGCACTGTCCATCGTCCGTGTCCAGGGCGAGGGTGTCGGCGGGGCAGTTTGATCGACTGTCTCCGGCACCGAGCATGATTGTGGGTGAGCCGAGGGCGTCAGCGATGATGCGGAGCTTTCTGACCTCTTCAGTCGTCAAGGCTGCCCCATGCCGCTTGACCTCGACTGGGATCATGCTTCCGTCGGCCAGCAGGACGAGGATGTCCGCTTCTCCGATGAGTTGGCCGGCCCTGCGGAATTCGACTCCGGGGTGTGCACCCACCAGGTAGTTGCGGCGGTCACCGAGGACGGCGACAAGCCATCGCATGATGAGCGCGTGGTAGACGGAGTCGTCATCGATGGCTCTGCGTAGGGGTTCGGCGAGTCGGTACTCGAAGCTGACGGCGCTGCTCTTGAAAGGGTGGCTGATCGACCTCCCGCACCGTGGACACGGTGGATCGAATTGTGCGTGCTCCAGTTGCTGTAGCAGTTTGTAGCCGCAAGTGCTGCATGTGAAGGGCACTACCCGGCGCAGGAGTCCGGTGCGTTCGGCCCAGCTCAGCCATGCTTCAGCGACGGTCTTCGGCTTGAGTACTTGGGCAATTTCGCTGAAGGTCAGGGTGCCGGAGGTCTCCGCGTCGTGCGAGACGTTGATCTTTGCGATCTCGTTCATGAACGTAGCTGCCGCGGCAGCTGGATCGTCTTGCAAGGCTGCGACTTGCCGTGCCAGGCGTGTGGCTCGCTCTTTGAACCAGCTCATGGACGTGCTCGCTGCCTTCTTATACAGCAGTTCAAGGAGGCCTCTGTGGCACAACCAGCGGAGTGACGCTGGGCTGCGGACCATACGGGTCAGCGCCAGTGCATGTCGGCCGTTGGCCGACTCGGTTACTTCGAGCCCACAGTCGTGAGCACGGGCCTGCAACATCGTCCATTTCTGAGGCCACTGGATGCTGCGCACTTCGTCGTTCGCATTGACGGGGACGACGTAGCCCCCTCCGCTGTACTGCGCAGCATGCGGGCGCCGCAGCGCTGTCGATCGCACCACCGGCCGGTTGGGCAGGATGACGGTGGCGCATAGAGGCAACGAGCGATGACGGCTCCAGGTGAGCCATTCGACGTCAGATTCCTGGCGGATGACAAAGTGCCCCCGCCCGTGATCAAGAGCGACTACCTGGCTGGTCGTGCGTACTGGCGGGAGCGTGGGCACCAGCACGTCGGCTGCCGTGACCACCTCAGGTTCTTCGTCCCCG is a window of Streptomyces agglomeratus DNA encoding:
- a CDS encoding TIGR02391 family protein gives rise to the protein MIDEAEAALDSATPGFAPSELHPVIWTAAAAHWTTHQYRVAVREASEALTVHWKTRLGRNDVDDTVFWQQTLSAGEPEIGRPKLAWPGDPTDKTNRSMRGGLEPLAKALNSLATGLNLTVRNVTTHTRDELSEQEGMERLAAYSYFARLLDKCEVSRRDE